One Halovivax ruber XH-70 genomic region harbors:
- a CDS encoding phosphatase PAP2 family protein produces the protein MTRGIGEHALVNELLPDWLAVVFGVLTQLGDIWFLSLLLASLFLLDTPSRSGVAFVGGAWFAGLGLYRGLKELLAWPRPTAMPLDPEALPGVVETIYELTAFAGGYGFPSGHATSTTIVYVGLASVLTVSTARRRYAAAGTVVALVCLARIVLGLHYLVDVVAGVTLALTLLFGVRALADHRSLDRATVAFAVAIPLAGFYFVTSGAELEAVLILAASLAGLVGWRRYDSTRMA, from the coding sequence ATGACCCGGGGAATCGGCGAGCACGCGCTGGTGAACGAACTGCTTCCGGACTGGCTGGCCGTCGTCTTCGGCGTCTTAACTCAGCTCGGTGACATTTGGTTCCTCTCGCTCCTCCTCGCCTCGCTTTTCCTGCTCGATACGCCCTCTCGATCGGGCGTGGCCTTCGTCGGCGGTGCGTGGTTCGCCGGACTGGGGCTGTACCGGGGGCTGAAGGAACTGCTGGCGTGGCCACGGCCGACCGCGATGCCACTCGATCCGGAGGCGCTCCCGGGCGTCGTCGAGACGATTTACGAACTCACGGCCTTCGCCGGGGGCTACGGCTTTCCGAGCGGACACGCGACGAGCACGACGATCGTCTACGTCGGGCTGGCGTCCGTCCTCACCGTGAGTACCGCCCGGCGTCGATACGCAGCCGCCGGCACCGTCGTCGCCCTCGTCTGTCTCGCGCGAATCGTCCTCGGTCTCCACTACCTCGTCGACGTGGTCGCTGGGGTTACCCTCGCTCTCACGCTTCTCTTCGGCGTACGAGCGCTCGCTGACCACCGTTCGCTGGACCGCGCGACCGTCGCGTTCGCCGTGGCGATTCCGCTGGCCGGTTTCTACTTCGTGACGAGTGGCGCCGAACTCGAGGCCGTACTGATCCTCGCGGCCTCACTCGCCGGACTCGTTGGCTGGCGACGATACGACTCCACCCGGATGGCGTGA
- a CDS encoding inorganic phosphate transporter: MVIDTVLEPLLVVGLLVAVFVGYNIGGATTGPAFGPAVGANVISKVMAAGLMAVFFFLGAITIGPQVVTTLGEELVTDTGIFTMRANVAVLFFIGGALFVGNYAGVPASTSMTAVGAIAALGFATDAVNWVVLGEIVSWWIVAPILGFWVSGVVGRYFYPRINAWVAIEGSDDEDELMVQIAWKGVFPRIRFGPDADRREKTGALVVVAIGCLMAFSSGTSNIANAIAPIYGTGEVEMIPLILLGSAAVTVGCFTIARRTLDTLGNDITNLPLTAAIVVAVVSSSIVIVLSSLGVPASFVVIATMSIIGLGWGRATRTTTLPEVARGEETHVSVGALTAEEEGESLPEIGEEEPTDIPRASDLFDPGTTAKVVLMQNVVPAIATVGAYLTFRFVPVFGF; the protein is encoded by the coding sequence ATGGTGATAGATACCGTGTTGGAACCGCTCCTCGTCGTCGGATTGCTCGTCGCCGTCTTCGTCGGATACAACATCGGCGGCGCCACGACCGGCCCGGCCTTCGGCCCGGCCGTCGGCGCGAACGTGATCTCGAAGGTGATGGCCGCCGGCCTGATGGCCGTGTTCTTCTTCCTCGGGGCAATCACGATCGGCCCCCAGGTCGTCACGACCCTCGGGGAGGAGCTGGTCACGGACACCGGGATCTTCACGATGCGGGCGAACGTCGCCGTCCTCTTCTTCATCGGCGGGGCCCTGTTCGTCGGCAACTACGCGGGCGTGCCGGCCTCGACGTCGATGACCGCCGTCGGCGCCATCGCCGCGCTGGGATTCGCGACGGACGCGGTGAACTGGGTCGTCCTCGGCGAGATCGTCAGTTGGTGGATCGTCGCCCCGATCCTCGGGTTCTGGGTCTCCGGCGTCGTCGGGCGGTACTTCTACCCGCGAATCAACGCCTGGGTCGCGATCGAGGGGAGCGACGACGAGGACGAGCTCATGGTGCAGATCGCGTGGAAAGGGGTCTTCCCCCGCATCCGATTCGGACCGGACGCCGATCGCCGCGAGAAGACGGGCGCGCTGGTCGTCGTCGCCATCGGCTGTCTGATGGCCTTCTCCTCCGGGACGAGCAACATCGCGAACGCGATCGCGCCGATCTACGGAACCGGAGAGGTCGAGATGATCCCGCTGATCCTGCTCGGCTCCGCCGCGGTCACCGTCGGCTGTTTCACGATCGCCCGCCGCACGCTCGACACGCTCGGCAACGATATCACGAACCTGCCGCTGACGGCGGCAATCGTCGTCGCCGTCGTGAGTTCCTCGATCGTCATCGTCCTCTCCTCGCTCGGCGTCCCCGCGAGCTTCGTCGTCATCGCGACGATGAGCATCATCGGCCTCGGCTGGGGCCGGGCGACCCGGACGACGACGCTCCCCGAAGTCGCCAGGGGTGAAGAGACGCACGTCTCCGTCGGCGCACTGACCGCCGAGGAGGAAGGCGAGTCACTCCCGGAGATCGGTGAAGAGGAACCGACGGACATCCCCCGGGCGTCGGACCTCTTCGACCCGGGGACGACCGCCAAGGTCGTTCTCATGCAGAACGTCGTGCCGGCCATCGCGACAGTCGGAGCCTATCTCACGTTCCGGTTCGTCCCGGTTTTCGGGTTCTGA
- a CDS encoding adenylosuccinate synthase, with amino-acid sequence MNATVIGSQLGDEGKGGIVDVFAGDADIVVRYQGGANAGHTVEHDGETYELRLLPSGVVQGAVGVLGNGCVVDLSVLFAELDALRERGISPDVRIDARAHVVLPYHRALDSIEETARGETGDAVGTTGNGIGPAYEDKAGRRGVRAGELVAAGSLDGQLDALVSRKRRLVEAITDGDAVPVAVDGSDVTSSAADSTAPFDADAIAETLREWGERLDAENMVVDAGAFLTASHHDGKSIVFEGAQGTHIDVDHGTYPFVTSSNPTLGGAITGTGVDPSIVAGGHVIGVVKSYLSRVGNGPMPTELAERRADEVRDLVGAFGTVTGRPRRIGWLDLPMLRHATRVNGFTGLAITHVDTLAEFDELRLCTAYELDGERVETIPATRSAWERCEPIYESMATWSPQDWGAVVQAGYDAIPDAARTYLETIAEALDAPLVAVGVGPGREATVVLTNPLEDARSLDRGSGTRPIVPRDESAT; translated from the coding sequence GTGAACGCAACTGTCATCGGTTCCCAGCTTGGGGACGAAGGAAAAGGCGGAATCGTCGACGTCTTCGCCGGCGATGCGGATATCGTCGTCAGGTATCAGGGTGGCGCCAACGCCGGCCACACCGTCGAACACGACGGTGAGACGTACGAACTTCGGCTGCTTCCGAGCGGTGTCGTCCAGGGTGCCGTGGGCGTCCTCGGAAACGGCTGCGTCGTCGACCTCTCGGTCCTCTTCGCCGAACTCGATGCACTCCGCGAGCGGGGGATTTCCCCCGACGTACGGATCGACGCTCGTGCACACGTCGTACTGCCGTATCATCGTGCACTGGATTCGATCGAGGAGACGGCCAGAGGCGAGACTGGTGACGCCGTCGGGACGACCGGCAACGGGATCGGCCCGGCCTACGAGGACAAAGCCGGGCGGCGCGGCGTCCGGGCGGGTGAGCTGGTCGCCGCCGGGTCACTCGACGGCCAACTCGACGCCCTCGTCTCGCGGAAGCGGCGACTCGTCGAGGCCATCACCGACGGTGATGCGGTTCCCGTCGCTGTCGACGGCTCCGATGTCACCTCTTCTGCGGCCGACTCGACGGCTCCGTTCGACGCCGATGCCATCGCAGAAACCCTCCGAGAGTGGGGCGAGCGTCTCGACGCCGAAAACATGGTCGTCGACGCCGGTGCCTTCCTCACTGCGAGCCATCACGACGGGAAGTCGATCGTGTTCGAAGGGGCACAAGGAACGCACATCGACGTCGATCACGGTACCTACCCGTTCGTCACGTCGTCGAACCCGACGCTCGGGGGTGCGATCACCGGTACCGGTGTCGATCCCTCGATCGTCGCCGGCGGTCACGTGATTGGCGTCGTGAAGAGCTATCTCTCCCGGGTTGGCAATGGTCCGATGCCGACGGAACTGGCCGAACGCCGGGCTGACGAGGTGCGGGATCTGGTCGGCGCGTTCGGCACGGTCACGGGTCGCCCCCGCCGGATCGGCTGGCTCGATCTCCCGATGCTCCGACACGCGACCCGCGTGAACGGCTTCACGGGCCTCGCGATCACTCACGTCGACACCCTCGCCGAATTCGACGAGCTTCGGCTCTGTACGGCCTACGAGCTGGATGGTGAACGCGTCGAGACGATTCCGGCCACTCGATCCGCCTGGGAGCGGTGCGAGCCGATCTACGAATCGATGGCGACCTGGTCGCCACAGGACTGGGGTGCAGTCGTCCAGGCGGGTTACGACGCCATCCCGGACGCCGCGAGAACGTACCTCGAGACCATCGCCGAGGCGCTGGACGCCCCGCTCGTCGCGGTTGGCGTCGGACCCGGGCGCGAAGCGACGGTCGTCCTGACGAACCCGCTCGAGGACGCCCGCTCGCTCGATCGGGGTTCGGGCACCAGACCGATAGTCCCCCGCGACGAATCTGCCACCTGA
- a CDS encoding SLC13 family permease, producing the protein MLVVFAIVVVAVVLFVTQPVPLDVTALGVIVALVVLEPWTTISPEEGISGFASPATITVLMMFVLSEGIRRTGAVQLLGERMAAFAGDSDRRQLGSIVGVSGLSAGFVNNTPVVAIMIPVVIDLAERTGTSPSRLLIPLSYASMLGGMLTLIGTSTNILASSIVARDAYLGRPFSMFEFTALGVLVLATGSLYLLLVAPALLPERIEPSEALTDEFDVSGYLTEVTVPTDSPLVGTTVHAALEAVDVDLEAVTLLRGEDAFGASIDEKELRPADVLIVRTGREGVIDLAAVEGLSHRPRRGIDEADLEITGDENGGTEQRLAEVIVAPDGDLVGETLESTSFRQRYGATVLALRRGPDVFNTRMDLRPLRGGDTLLVQADHDALDRLGRNRNVIVAQEFTRPTYRREKLPLALGIVAGVVGLAALDVQPILVTAIAGAGAMVTAGILEPRELWDGVDWSVIVLLAGLIPLGIALEETGAAAFLAGHAVAAVGDLHVVFVLGLLYLGTALLTELLSNNASVVLMIPIGFDVAIRLGADPYAFVLAVVFACSTPLLSPVGYQTNLMVYGPGGYEFTDFARVGAPLQVLLAVVTTLGIVVLWGV; encoded by the coding sequence ATGCTCGTCGTCTTCGCGATCGTCGTGGTCGCGGTCGTCCTCTTCGTCACCCAGCCGGTGCCGCTCGACGTCACCGCACTCGGCGTGATTGTCGCGCTCGTGGTTCTGGAGCCGTGGACGACCATCTCGCCGGAGGAGGGGATTTCTGGCTTCGCCAGCCCGGCGACGATTACGGTCCTCATGATGTTCGTCCTGAGCGAGGGCATCCGTCGAACCGGGGCCGTCCAGCTGCTGGGCGAGCGCATGGCCGCGTTCGCTGGCGACAGCGACCGGCGCCAGCTGGGCTCGATCGTCGGCGTCTCTGGTCTCTCGGCAGGATTCGTCAACAACACGCCCGTCGTCGCGATCATGATCCCGGTCGTCATCGACCTGGCCGAGCGGACGGGGACGTCCCCGTCCCGGTTGCTGATCCCACTCTCCTACGCCTCGATGCTCGGCGGGATGCTCACGCTGATCGGCACCTCGACGAACATCCTGGCGAGTTCGATCGTCGCCAGGGACGCCTACCTCGGGCGCCCGTTCTCGATGTTCGAGTTCACCGCGCTCGGCGTGCTGGTGCTGGCGACGGGATCGCTCTACCTCCTGCTGGTCGCGCCGGCGTTGCTTCCCGAGCGGATCGAACCGAGCGAGGCGCTCACGGACGAGTTCGACGTCTCCGGCTACCTGACCGAGGTGACCGTCCCGACCGACTCGCCGCTCGTCGGGACGACCGTCCACGCCGCGCTCGAAGCGGTCGACGTCGACCTGGAGGCGGTCACCCTCCTGCGTGGCGAGGACGCGTTCGGCGCCTCGATCGACGAGAAGGAGTTGCGGCCAGCCGACGTCCTCATCGTGCGGACGGGCCGAGAAGGGGTGATCGACCTCGCGGCCGTCGAGGGACTCTCCCACCGCCCGCGACGGGGAATCGACGAGGCGGACCTCGAGATCACCGGCGACGAGAACGGCGGGACTGAACAGCGACTGGCGGAGGTAATCGTCGCCCCCGACGGCGATCTCGTCGGTGAGACACTCGAATCGACGAGCTTCCGCCAGCGATACGGCGCGACGGTGCTCGCCTTGCGACGCGGTCCGGACGTGTTCAACACGCGGATGGACCTGCGTCCGCTTCGCGGTGGCGACACCCTGCTCGTTCAGGCGGATCACGACGCGCTCGATCGCCTCGGACGGAACCGGAACGTCATCGTCGCCCAGGAGTTCACCCGACCGACGTACCGGCGTGAGAAGCTCCCCCTCGCGCTCGGAATCGTTGCCGGTGTCGTCGGGCTCGCCGCCCTCGACGTACAGCCGATCCTGGTGACGGCGATCGCCGGCGCCGGCGCGATGGTCACCGCCGGGATCCTCGAACCCCGCGAACTCTGGGACGGTGTCGACTGGAGCGTGATCGTCCTGCTCGCGGGGCTCATCCCGCTCGGCATCGCGCTAGAGGAGACCGGCGCTGCGGCGTTCCTGGCCGGACACGCCGTCGCGGCCGTCGGCGATCTGCACGTCGTCTTCGTCCTCGGCCTGCTCTACCTCGGGACGGCCCTGCTGACGGAACTGCTCTCGAACAACGCGAGTGTCGTCCTCATGATCCCGATCGGGTTCGACGTGGCCATCCGGCTGGGGGCAGATCCCTACGCGTTCGTCCTCGCGGTGGTCTTCGCCTGCTCGACGCCGCTGCTCTCGCCCGTCGGCTACCAGACGAACCTGATGGTGTACGGGCCCGGCGGCTACGAATTCACGGACTTCGCCCGCGTGGGCGCGCCGCTGCAGGTGCTGCTCGCCGTCGTGACGACGCTCGGCATCGTGGTGCTCTGGGGCGTGTAG
- a CDS encoding inorganic phosphate transporter: MVETVLIVGVIASLFVGFNIGGSSTGIAWGPAVGAGLLKKTTAAGLMTVFVFLGGWTVGRNVMDTLSGDIITIEISLAAGVAVLFFIGLGILIANVFGVPVPTSMTTVGAIAGLGLATGTVNYETIAWILSWWIVTPIIGFWIGAFIGRYIYPELNRRVGIENSPGPLLTFDRSGGLPTPALGPNTTYRELVSTIVVLIVGCYMAFSAGASNVPNAVAPLVSSGALEPNPAILIATVAIGLGGFTIARRTMESVGGELSDIPLLAALIVMVTASTITTVLSSMGIPISLVMGSVMTIVGLGWGRATRPVTVREAVAGEAGEAEIAMGALTTEETAGAEPRPIGEAERSEVLDARDLFNPGAIIKYISMWIIGPTMSTALAYGFFVLVPGIA; the protein is encoded by the coding sequence ATGGTAGAGACGGTGTTGATCGTGGGTGTGATCGCGTCGCTCTTCGTCGGCTTCAACATCGGCGGCTCATCCACGGGGATCGCGTGGGGACCGGCCGTCGGCGCCGGCCTGTTGAAGAAGACGACGGCGGCCGGGCTGATGACGGTGTTCGTCTTCCTCGGCGGGTGGACCGTCGGACGGAACGTGATGGACACGCTTTCGGGCGACATCATCACGATCGAGATCTCGCTCGCGGCAGGCGTCGCCGTCCTGTTCTTCATCGGCCTGGGGATCCTGATCGCGAACGTCTTCGGCGTCCCCGTGCCGACGTCGATGACGACGGTGGGCGCCATCGCTGGGTTGGGACTGGCGACGGGGACGGTGAACTACGAGACGATCGCCTGGATCCTCTCGTGGTGGATCGTCACGCCCATCATCGGGTTCTGGATCGGCGCGTTCATCGGCCGGTACATCTATCCGGAGCTCAATCGCCGGGTTGGAATCGAAAACTCGCCGGGGCCGCTGCTCACGTTCGATCGAAGTGGCGGCCTCCCGACACCTGCTCTCGGACCGAACACGACCTATCGCGAACTCGTGAGCACGATCGTCGTGCTGATCGTCGGCTGTTACATGGCGTTCAGCGCCGGCGCGAGTAACGTGCCCAACGCCGTCGCGCCGCTCGTCAGCAGCGGAGCGCTCGAGCCGAACCCAGCCATCCTCATCGCGACGGTGGCGATCGGGCTGGGCGGCTTTACGATCGCCCGCCGAACGATGGAGTCCGTCGGGGGCGAGCTGAGCGACATTCCCCTGCTCGCGGCGCTGATCGTCATGGTCACGGCCTCCACGATCACGACCGTCCTCTCGTCGATGGGCATCCCGATCAGCCTCGTGATGGGGTCGGTCATGACGATCGTCGGTCTCGGGTGGGGCCGGGCGACCCGACCGGTTACCGTCCGCGAGGCGGTCGCGGGCGAGGCCGGAGAGGCGGAGATCGCGATGGGAGCGCTCACCACCGAGGAGACGGCGGGCGCCGAACCGCGCCCGATCGGCGAAGCCGAGCGGAGCGAGGTGCTAGACGCGCGCGACCTGTTCAACCCGGGCGCCATCATCAAGTACATCTCGATGTGGATAATCGGGCCGACGATGTCGACGGCGCTTGCGTACGGATTCTTCGTGCTCGTCCCTGGCATCGCCTGA
- a CDS encoding universal stress protein produces the protein MSFRVLVPMDDSEMAERALEYALETHPDADVTVLTVVGVPSMLMGDAVSLALETDLDEASQEHAGPVLERARTIAAEHDREIDTVVGLGHPARVIVRDADDYDVIVMGSHGEHSADIARRFLVGSVAKEVFRRSPVPVTSVR, from the coding sequence ATGAGTTTTCGCGTCCTCGTCCCGATGGACGACTCCGAAATGGCCGAGCGAGCCCTCGAGTACGCACTCGAAACGCATCCCGACGCCGACGTGACCGTCCTCACGGTCGTCGGCGTGCCCTCGATGCTGATGGGCGACGCAGTCAGTCTCGCGCTGGAAACCGATCTTGACGAGGCGTCGCAAGAACACGCCGGCCCAGTGCTGGAACGGGCCCGCACCATCGCGGCCGAACACGACCGAGAGATCGACACCGTCGTCGGCCTGGGCCATCCGGCCCGGGTCATCGTGCGCGACGCGGACGACTACGACGTCATCGTGATGGGGAGCCACGGCGAACACAGCGCAGACATTGCACGGCGATTCCTGGTCGGCAGCGTCGCGAAAGAAGTGTTCCGCCGGTCCCCCGTCCCCGTCACGTCGGTCCGGTGA
- a CDS encoding prepilin peptidase has protein sequence MLSNLPASVPDLLRLLALPVFAWVAVLDVRTRRVPSAVWIPLGALGAALLAWDGWVAYTADLHAWQSFLIPTAFSVGFVVPLAYLFWWFGGFGGADAKALLVLALLFPVTPSYGIGDWAFPLVGGDQLLPFSLAILGNGVLVGLAIPVALGLRNALAGRFTPIAPLGWPTAVDRIPHRHGKLLQTTDGYTLSGLDLDALRMYLRWRGATFAELRAEPDRLRDPETLPDEPNPPTDGAIDAGPPVADGGEVESIDAVEQTGRDEADFSAEPTNGDPTDADPSGVEFDDPWGAAAFLDSIEGTAYGTSPDDLRDGLDVLASEERVWYSPGTPFLVPLFLGLLVAIGYGDVLISLMS, from the coding sequence GTGCTGTCGAATCTCCCCGCCTCGGTCCCCGATCTCCTTCGCCTGCTCGCGCTCCCCGTCTTCGCCTGGGTCGCCGTGTTAGACGTGCGAACCCGGCGCGTCCCGAGTGCGGTCTGGATTCCCCTCGGTGCGCTCGGCGCGGCCCTGCTCGCCTGGGACGGCTGGGTCGCCTACACCGCCGACCTCCACGCCTGGCAGTCGTTCCTCATCCCGACGGCGTTCAGCGTCGGCTTCGTCGTGCCGCTCGCGTACCTCTTCTGGTGGTTCGGCGGCTTCGGCGGCGCCGACGCGAAGGCGTTGCTCGTCCTCGCACTGCTCTTTCCCGTCACCCCGTCGTACGGGATCGGTGACTGGGCGTTCCCGCTCGTCGGCGGCGATCAGCTCTTGCCCTTCTCGCTGGCGATCCTGGGCAACGGCGTCCTCGTCGGGCTCGCGATTCCGGTCGCGCTCGGGCTCCGAAACGCGCTCGCCGGACGATTCACCCCGATCGCCCCGCTCGGCTGGCCGACGGCCGTCGACCGCATTCCACACCGCCACGGCAAACTCCTCCAGACGACCGACGGCTACACGCTCTCCGGACTAGATCTCGACGCGCTCAGAATGTACCTTCGCTGGCGTGGCGCGACGTTCGCAGAACTGCGGGCCGAACCGGATCGACTCCGCGATCCCGAGACGCTCCCTGACGAACCGAATCCGCCGACCGACGGTGCGATCGACGCTGGGCCGCCCGTGGCCGACGGTGGGGAGGTGGAATCCATCGATGCAGTGGAACAGACGGGACGCGATGAAGCCGATTTCAGCGCCGAGCCGACCAACGGCGATCCGACCGACGCCGACCCGAGCGGCGTCGAGTTCGACGATCCCTGGGGTGCGGCGGCGTTCCTCGACTCGATCGAGGGCACGGCCTACGGCACTTCGCCCGATGATCTCCGCGACGGACTCGACGTCCTCGCGTCCGAGGAACGCGTCTGGTACTCGCCTGGAACGCCGTTTCTCGTCCCGCTCTTTCTCGGCCTGCTCGTCGCGATTGGTTACGGCGACGTACTCATTTCGCTGATGAGCTAG
- the fer gene encoding ferredoxin Fer, which produces MPTVEYLNYEVLDDHGWEMDDDDLFDEAADAGLDDEDYGTLEVNEGEYILEAAEAQGYDWPFSCRAGACANCAAILKEGELEMDMQQILSDEEVEEKNVRLTCIGHALTDEVKIVYNAKHLDYLQNRVI; this is translated from the coding sequence ATGCCCACGGTAGAATACCTCAACTACGAAGTGCTGGACGATCACGGCTGGGAGATGGACGACGACGACCTCTTCGACGAGGCCGCCGACGCTGGCCTCGACGACGAGGACTACGGCACGCTCGAGGTCAACGAGGGCGAGTACATCCTCGAAGCCGCCGAGGCCCAGGGCTACGACTGGCCCTTCTCCTGCCGCGCCGGCGCCTGTGCGAACTGTGCAGCCATCCTCAAGGAAGGCGAACTCGAGATGGACATGCAGCAGATCCTCTCCGACGAGGAGGTCGAAGAGAAGAACGTTCGCCTGACCTGCATCGGTCACGCCCTGACCGACGAGGTCAAGATCGTCTACAACGCAAAGCACCTCGATTACCTGCAGAACCGCGTCATCTAA
- a CDS encoding aldehyde dehydrogenase family protein, with protein sequence MSDAIAEAYQLFIDGEFVQAAAGETRETIDPATGETLATAAEAGAADVDRAVEAASEAQAEWEAMSPGKRGRIVSQLGELIAEHSDELAELESRDQGKPLTQAHHDVSGAARFFEYYGGAVDKLEGRTAPTGDGKLAFTERTPYGVSGQIVPWNFPFNLTARGVAPALAAGNSVVVKAAPTTPLTAIRLAELGKEAGLPDGVLNVLTGGGEPGAALSEHEDVDVLTFTGSVPTGQAVMESAAKTITPVTLELGGKNASIVTPEADLGSAVFWTSLGIFTNAGQICSAADRAVVHESIYDDFVDAIVDRAESYDLGPGVEDPGMGPLNYEEHYESVLEYIDVGVKEGATLVTGGEPADRDGFFVEPTVFTDVEPDMRIAQEEIFGPVLTVIPYSDPEEAIRIANGVEYGLTGGVFSQDIDEALSLARDVDAGTVFINEWFGDGVETPFGGTKKSGIGREKGMEALDSYLQTQSITVNIDN encoded by the coding sequence ATGTCAGACGCAATCGCAGAAGCATACCAGCTCTTCATCGACGGCGAGTTCGTACAGGCGGCGGCAGGTGAGACGCGCGAGACGATCGACCCGGCGACGGGCGAGACACTCGCGACGGCCGCGGAGGCGGGTGCGGCGGACGTCGACCGTGCGGTCGAGGCCGCCAGCGAGGCCCAGGCCGAGTGGGAAGCCATGTCGCCCGGCAAGCGCGGCCGGATCGTCTCCCAGCTGGGCGAACTCATTGCCGAACACTCGGACGAGCTGGCCGAACTCGAGAGTCGGGATCAGGGCAAGCCGCTCACCCAGGCCCACCACGACGTGTCGGGTGCCGCCAGGTTCTTCGAGTACTACGGCGGCGCAGTCGACAAACTAGAGGGGCGGACCGCACCGACGGGTGACGGCAAGTTGGCGTTCACCGAGCGCACACCCTACGGCGTCAGCGGCCAGATCGTCCCGTGGAACTTCCCGTTCAACCTGACCGCTCGCGGCGTCGCGCCGGCGCTGGCCGCCGGCAATAGCGTCGTCGTGAAGGCGGCGCCGACGACCCCGCTGACCGCGATCCGACTGGCGGAACTGGGCAAAGAGGCCGGCCTCCCGGATGGCGTCCTCAACGTGCTCACCGGCGGCGGGGAGCCGGGTGCCGCCCTCTCCGAACACGAGGACGTCGACGTCCTCACCTTCACCGGCAGCGTCCCGACGGGCCAGGCGGTCATGGAGTCCGCCGCGAAGACGATCACGCCCGTCACGCTCGAACTCGGCGGCAAGAACGCCTCGATCGTCACACCGGAGGCCGACCTCGGTTCGGCCGTCTTCTGGACCTCACTCGGCATCTTCACCAATGCCGGCCAGATCTGCTCGGCGGCCGACCGCGCCGTCGTCCACGAGTCCATCTACGACGACTTCGTCGACGCGATCGTCGACCGTGCCGAGTCCTACGACCTCGGCCCCGGTGTCGAGGATCCCGGAATGGGCCCGCTCAACTACGAGGAACACTACGAGAGCGTCCTCGAGTACATCGACGTCGGCGTGAAGGAGGGCGCGACGCTCGTGACCGGCGGCGAACCGGCCGACCGCGATGGCTTCTTCGTCGAGCCGACGGTCTTCACCGACGTCGAACCAGACATGCGAATCGCCCAGGAGGAGATCTTCGGCCCGGTGCTCACGGTTATCCCCTACTCCGACCCCGAGGAGGCGATTCGTATCGCCAACGGCGTCGAATACGGCCTCACCGGCGGCGTCTTCTCGCAGGACATCGACGAGGCGCTCTCGCTCGCCCGCGACGTCGACGCCGGCACCGTCTTCATCAACGAGTGGTTCGGCGACGGCGTCGAGACGCCCTTCGGTGGCACGAAGAAGAGCGGCATCGGTCGTGAGAAGGGCATGGAAGCGCTCGATTCGTACCTCCAGACGCAGTCGATCACCGTCAACATCGACAACTAG
- a CDS encoding DUF7351 domain-containing protein: protein MRPDEPVGDESDPSALDAETAFSLLADETRVAIVRELGEATASPETGIAHLGYAELQSRVDIRDSGRFNYHLTKLCGNYVAKEPDGYRLRWPGMVLFRTLVAGLLTEESTPALADVDVGTDCHRCSHPIELTRYETLVRVRCSTCDANYTDISLPSHGLVDRDRDALLQTVHRRSRSIMSAMTAGQCPWCAQAVEPEIHAESPLPSQHDTRDLDAYVVYHCTECTGFQYAPVAQTLCYRPVTISFFHEHGRDLTAIPRWELAWAVTDRTTTVLDRDPWRFSIRVPLESSELVVELDERLAVVDSHTQPRGGE from the coding sequence ATGCGTCCCGACGAACCGGTTGGCGACGAATCGGATCCGAGTGCCCTCGATGCCGAGACCGCGTTCTCGCTCCTGGCCGACGAGACGCGCGTCGCGATCGTCCGGGAACTCGGCGAAGCGACGGCTTCACCCGAGACCGGAATCGCCCACCTTGGCTACGCCGAGTTGCAGTCGCGCGTCGATATCCGCGACTCCGGGCGTTTCAACTACCATCTGACGAAGCTGTGTGGCAACTACGTCGCGAAGGAGCCCGACGGATATCGCCTCCGCTGGCCCGGAATGGTACTATTTCGGACGCTCGTCGCCGGCTTGCTCACGGAGGAATCGACGCCGGCGCTCGCCGACGTCGACGTCGGGACCGACTGCCACCGGTGTAGTCACCCCATCGAACTCACACGCTACGAGACGCTCGTCCGCGTTCGCTGTTCCACGTGCGACGCGAACTATACGGACATCTCGCTGCCGTCTCACGGCCTGGTCGACCGTGACCGAGACGCACTGTTACAGACTGTTCACCGACGGAGTCGATCGATCATGAGTGCAATGACGGCTGGCCAGTGTCCCTGGTGTGCGCAGGCCGTCGAGCCCGAAATCCACGCCGAGAGCCCCCTCCCGTCCCAGCACGACACGCGTGACCTCGACGCCTACGTCGTCTACCACTGCACCGAGTGTACGGGCTTTCAATACGCGCCGGTTGCCCAGACGCTGTGCTATCGGCCAGTCACGATCTCGTTCTTCCACGAACACGGGCGCGATCTCACGGCGATCCCGCGCTGGGAACTCGCCTGGGCCGTGACCGACCGGACGACCACCGTTCTCGACCGTGACCCGTGGCGGTTCTCGATCCGGGTCCCGCTCGAGTCGTCGGAACTCGTCGTCGAACTCGACGAACGACTCGCTGTCGTCGACTCACACACGCAACCACGCGGCGGGGAGTGA